A genomic window from Solanum dulcamara chromosome 11, daSolDulc1.2, whole genome shotgun sequence includes:
- the LOC129872441 gene encoding uncharacterized protein LOC129872441, translating to MSSLQVNSFQDLVPPPTSEQSYNDSTLEGVAANFKLLLKLIQDHKDACNKENTDGLRMLRVATMMTILDNVRTRIQKCQSFGDKRSSETKLRRCYTDVKLTSNARKEKKQDEVIIDEKERLKRQLNGSLVARKSLEVMCWSLGKEKEIMAAELSKKVHEVNEMEDLINELKEQNECLVERLHGCSVEKQEINVEKNKSLSEQLLRSLDGYKSMKRKWKNAHEENMTLHATLEEMGVQIESGIHLFRQQITFVEKIIKLENVIESLEMQVAKHLQNDKVTSI from the exons ATGAGTAGTCTTCAGGTAAATTCATTTCAGGATTTAGTTCCTCCTCCTACATCTGAACAATCCTATAATGATTCTACTTTAGAAG gTGTTGCAGCAAATTTTAAGTTATTGTTAAAGCTAATTCAAGACCATAAAGATGCTTGTAATAAAGAAAACACAGATGGCCTGAGAATGTTGAGGGTGGCGACTATGATGACAATTCTTGATAATGTTAGGACACGAATTCAGAAATGTCAATCCTTTGGTGATAAGAGATCATCCGAAACTAAACTAAGGCGTTGTTACACAGATGTTAAGCTTACTAGTAATGCTCGAAAGGAAAAGAAGCAGGATGAAGTAATAAttgatgaaaaagaaagattgaAGAGGCAGCTTAACGGGAGCTTGGTAGCACGAAAGAGCCTCGAGGTCATGTGTTGGAGCTTAGGgaaggaaaaagaaataatGGCAGCAGAGTTATCAAAAAAGGTTCATGAAGTCAATGAAATGGAGGATCTTATTAATGAATTAAAAGAGCAAAATGAGTGTTTAGTAGAAAGATTACATGGATGTAGTGTTGAAAAACAAGAAATTAatgtagaaaaaaataaatcactCTCGGAACAACTGTTGAGGTCACTTGATGGCTATAAATCAATGAAGAGGAAATGGAAGAATGCACATGAGGAAAACATGACATTGCATGCAACTTTGGAGGAAATGGGAGTTCAAATTGAATCCGGAATCCACCTTTTCAGACAACAAATCACATTCGTTGAGAAGATTATTAAAttagagaatgtgattgaaagCTTAGAAATGCAAGTTGCAAAACATTTGCAAAATGACAAGGTAACATCTATATAG